In Nonomuraea sp. NBC_00507, the following are encoded in one genomic region:
- a CDS encoding class I SAM-dependent methyltransferase, giving the protein MTRFPDILHRALFRSFSLLGRRSQGAVLRRYFDWWHRRPDPWRLATDAYEQHKYQTTLGQLPDPAYRRVLEAGCSEGVFTELLAATYPDAEITGVDISEKALERARLRNEKFAGRVRFLHADILEHDLRPGFDLVICAETLYYVGGGDRLRHASHRLTSLLAAGGLLVLVHPWPEATRLHRFADAAPGLSKIAERVERDVHRPFSVSLYRAPGESRAAS; this is encoded by the coding sequence GTGACCAGGTTTCCCGATATCTTGCATCGCGCTCTCTTCAGATCCTTCTCCCTGCTCGGCCGCCGATCCCAGGGAGCCGTCCTCCGTCGATACTTCGACTGGTGGCACCGCCGGCCCGACCCGTGGCGCCTGGCCACGGACGCGTACGAACAGCACAAATACCAGACCACGCTCGGGCAGCTGCCCGACCCCGCCTACCGTCGGGTCCTGGAGGCCGGCTGCAGCGAGGGCGTCTTTACCGAGCTCCTCGCGGCCACGTACCCGGATGCGGAGATCACCGGGGTCGACATCTCGGAGAAGGCACTCGAACGCGCGCGCCTGCGTAACGAGAAGTTCGCCGGCCGCGTACGTTTCCTGCACGCCGACATCCTCGAGCATGACCTGCGACCCGGCTTCGACCTGGTGATCTGCGCGGAGACCCTCTATTACGTCGGCGGCGGCGACCGGTTACGGCACGCCTCGCACCGCCTGACGTCGTTGCTGGCGGCCGGTGGGCTCCTCGTCCTCGTGCACCCGTGGCCGGAGGCCACGCGGCTGCACCGGTTCGCCGACGCCGCCCCTGGCCTCTCCAAGATCGCCGAACGTGTCGAGCGCGACGTCCATCGCCCCTTCTCGGTGTCCCTCTACCGGGCGCCGGGCGAGTCCCGCGCCGCCTCCTGA
- a CDS encoding STAS domain-containing protein codes for MLDLTFATQWLPGVSVISVAGEIDTANAGRLDRHIQQSRRMPGEHMVIDLSEARFVGSAGMRVLLNTHAFARQHGGTLHVAAPHPKVARFMDVTQANTVLHVHATVEAAVIAALQRSRATEETLTQA; via the coding sequence ATGCTGGATTTGACGTTCGCCACCCAGTGGCTCCCCGGTGTGAGTGTGATCTCCGTGGCAGGGGAGATCGACACCGCCAACGCCGGTCGGCTCGACCGCCACATCCAGCAGAGCCGGCGAATGCCCGGCGAGCACATGGTGATCGATCTCAGCGAAGCCAGGTTCGTGGGCAGCGCGGGCATGCGCGTCCTGCTCAACACCCACGCCTTCGCCCGCCAGCACGGCGGCACCCTGCATGTGGCCGCGCCCCACCCCAAAGTGGCGCGTTTCATGGACGTCACTCAGGCGAATACTGTTCTGCACGTGCACGCCACCGTCGAGGCGGCCGTGATCGCCGCACTCCAGCGATCCCGCGCAACGGAGGAAACGCTCACGCAAGCGTAA
- a CDS encoding helix-turn-helix domain-containing protein: MNLEALGRHIQELRRDRSMTLQQLADAADVSVSMLSSVERGHKAPTIVVLARIADGLGVPLAELVAPPDDHRVVVRRAADQEHIDEPGGWHRTILTPVVPGVNFEWIRTTLPPGCDAGRFPAYAAGSHEYVAVESGTLRLTLGDRDLDLTAGDSAYFAADVEHAYANPDTVPCTYYVAALIMRPRRARR; this comes from the coding sequence GTGAACCTCGAAGCCTTGGGCAGGCACATTCAGGAGCTGCGCCGCGACCGCTCCATGACGCTCCAGCAGTTGGCCGACGCGGCCGACGTGAGCGTCAGCATGCTGTCCTCCGTCGAGCGCGGCCATAAGGCGCCCACCATCGTCGTGCTGGCCCGCATCGCCGACGGACTCGGCGTGCCCCTCGCCGAGCTGGTCGCGCCGCCCGACGACCACCGCGTCGTCGTGCGCCGCGCCGCCGACCAGGAGCACATCGACGAACCGGGCGGGTGGCACCGGACCATCCTCACGCCGGTGGTGCCCGGGGTGAATTTCGAGTGGATCCGCACCACCCTGCCACCCGGGTGCGACGCGGGGCGCTTCCCCGCGTACGCGGCCGGCTCCCATGAGTACGTGGCCGTCGAGTCCGGCACCCTCCGACTGACCCTCGGCGACAGAGATCTCGATCTCACCGCGGGCGATTCGGCCTATTTCGCGGCTGATGTCGAGCACGCCTACGCCAATCCGGACACGGTCCCGTGCACGTACTACGTCGCCGCGCTCATCATGCGCCCCCGAAGGGCCCGGCGTTGA